The following are encoded together in the Pirellulales bacterium genome:
- a CDS encoding phytanoyl-CoA dioxygenase family protein: MLTDEQVAEYHERGYVIAPGVLTGDEVAALRAEVDAMWRRCGEGALSQNTHFRGVRKMSTLRDPQLHSALFMRCLTHPSLTSRMAQLVGPNVQLHHCKINVKTRDDAAVFPLHQDYPYFPHQQHSVCTVLVHLTDTTSDRGCFRAVPGVRLPLPHIDDDGHILDPQEWPLERGEELPGRAGDVVFMNYLVPHGSNLNQTDEPRVLWIIQVRAAEDRPIEQPIGTRQPTAPGNRPSQGAMLRGVNPDFSWTASGGSSRL, encoded by the coding sequence ATGCTGACCGACGAACAAGTCGCAGAATACCATGAGCGCGGTTACGTCATCGCCCCCGGTGTCCTGACGGGCGACGAAGTTGCCGCGCTGCGCGCCGAGGTCGACGCCATGTGGCGCCGCTGCGGCGAGGGCGCGCTGTCGCAGAACACTCATTTTCGCGGCGTCAGAAAAATGAGCACACTGCGCGACCCTCAGCTCCACTCCGCGCTCTTCATGCGTTGCCTTACTCACCCGAGTCTGACGAGCCGCATGGCGCAGCTCGTGGGGCCCAACGTGCAGTTGCACCACTGCAAGATCAATGTCAAAACGCGCGATGACGCCGCTGTTTTCCCCCTCCATCAAGACTATCCCTACTTTCCCCACCAGCAACATTCCGTCTGCACCGTGTTGGTGCATCTGACCGACACCACTAGCGACCGCGGCTGTTTTCGCGCCGTGCCCGGCGTGCGACTACCTTTGCCGCACATCGACGACGACGGCCACATCCTCGATCCGCAAGAATGGCCGCTCGAACGTGGCGAGGAGCTGCCCGGTAGAGCCGGGGACGTGGTCTTCATGAACTACCTCGTGCCCCACGGCTCCAACCTGAACCAAACCGACGAGCCACGCGTGCTCTGGATCATTCAAGTGCGCGCGGCGGAAGACCGCCCGATCGAACAGCCAATAGGCACGCGCCAACCCACGGCGCCGGGCAATCGACCCTCTCAAGGCGCCATGCTGCGCGGCGTGAATCCCGATTTTTCCTGGACCGCCAGCGGCGGCAGCAGCCGTTTATAA
- a CDS encoding PTS sugar transporter subunit IIA has protein sequence MADDDFNIESLAAYLHLGAALVQRMADRGQIPGRKVAGAWRFSQGEIHPWLEARIGALDDEELHRLEGSLQRSPRGVDLPVSIVDLLPREAIALPLAARTRSSVIHSMVELAAQTGWLWDPDTMADAIRSREDMAPTALDNGVALLHPRRPMPAILAQPFLAFGRTDQRLPFAVGRRVMTDLYFLILSVDDTHHLQTLARLSRHLAIPGFLDQLRAASDSEALLQLFRDTAPDVV, from the coding sequence ATGGCCGACGACGACTTTAACATCGAATCGCTCGCGGCTTACCTGCATCTCGGCGCCGCATTAGTGCAGCGCATGGCTGATCGCGGTCAGATTCCCGGACGCAAAGTGGCCGGCGCCTGGCGCTTCTCGCAGGGCGAAATCCATCCATGGCTAGAGGCTCGTATTGGCGCCTTGGACGACGAAGAGTTGCATCGCCTCGAAGGCTCGCTGCAGCGCTCTCCGCGCGGCGTCGATCTGCCGGTTTCGATCGTCGATTTGCTGCCACGCGAAGCAATCGCGCTACCGCTTGCCGCGCGCACGCGCAGTTCCGTCATCCACTCGATGGTCGAACTAGCCGCCCAAACGGGCTGGCTCTGGGACCCCGATACAATGGCCGACGCCATTCGCTCGCGCGAGGATATGGCGCCCACCGCGCTCGACAATGGCGTCGCGCTCTTGCATCCACGGCGTCCGATGCCGGCGATCCTCGCTCAGCCCTTTCTCGCCTTTGGCCGCACCGATCAACGGCTTCCCTTCGCGGTCGGCCGCCGCGTCATGACTGACCTTTATTTCTTGATTCTTTCGGTCGACGACACCCACCATCTGCAAACACTCGCGCGACTCAGTCGACATCTCGCCATCCCCGGATTTCTCGACCAGCTCCGCGCCGCGTCAGACTCGGAAGCCCTGCTCCAGCTCTTTCGCGACACGGCGCCCGATGTGGTCTAA
- a CDS encoding DUF1805 domain-containing protein gives MALPSSNQRVLETPHGQALGSSFRWSSGQYCAIHTDRGFVGCGIYDVNIAGEFGIAVAIARGTLQKPLCEPEDLYDAKIVEVSEPARRLGITPGMTGLEAVSVLLKS, from the coding sequence ATGGCACTGCCTAGCTCCAACCAACGCGTGCTCGAAACACCGCATGGCCAGGCCCTCGGCTCCAGCTTTCGTTGGTCGAGCGGACAGTATTGCGCCATCCACACCGATCGCGGCTTCGTCGGATGCGGCATCTACGATGTCAACATCGCGGGCGAGTTCGGCATTGCGGTCGCGATCGCGCGTGGCACACTGCAAAAACCGCTGTGCGAACCCGAGGATCTGTACGACGCCAAAATCGTCGAGGTGAGCGAGCCCGCCCGTCGGCTAGGCATCACGCCCGGCATGACCGGTCTCGAGGCGGTGAGCGTGCTGCTGAAAAGTTGA